One window of Stenotrophomonas indicatrix genomic DNA carries:
- a CDS encoding MerR family transcriptional regulator has translation MRELDIGEVVRRSGVPASTLRYYEQLGLLQVLGRRGLRRQYHEQVLERLALIGLGQSAGLSLQQIGAAMPQEAGLALDRTALLARADALQRQIRGLQRVEDRLRRAAACPHAEDARRCASFRRLLRAQQRVARG, from the coding sequence ATGCGGGAACTGGATATCGGTGAGGTGGTGCGCCGCAGTGGCGTACCGGCCTCCACCCTTCGCTACTACGAGCAGCTGGGCCTGTTGCAGGTGCTGGGGCGCCGCGGCCTGCGCCGGCAGTACCACGAACAGGTGCTGGAACGGCTGGCGTTGATCGGCCTGGGGCAATCGGCAGGCCTGTCGCTGCAGCAGATCGGCGCAGCGATGCCGCAGGAGGCGGGGCTTGCATTGGACCGCACGGCATTGCTGGCCCGGGCCGATGCGCTGCAGCGGCAGATCCGCGGATTGCAGAGGGTAGAGGATCGGCTGCGGCGGGCTGCCGCCTGTCCACACGCCGAGGATGCACGGCGCTGCGCCTCGTTCCGCAGGCTGCTGCGTGCGCAGCAGCGCGTAGCGCGCGGATGA
- a CDS encoding class I SAM-dependent methyltransferase, which translates to MADSLPLDQNTLWNGPAGENWVAQQALLDGLFQPMADALRDELPAAVTELLDIGCGTGASTLTAAAARPEAHCTGIDISAPMLALARQRAAAIGRDIDFIVADAQRHAFATARYDWIQSRFGVMFFEDTLVAFANLHRAAQAGAGLRCIAWRSAQENPFMTTAERALADQLMLPARVPGAPGQFAFADGERVRQLLQRAGWQDVDIAPLDLTCFLSRDALASYVGQLGPVGLALRALPAERADGLLQHALAAFASFIDGDRVRVEAACWMIRARA; encoded by the coding sequence ATGGCTGATTCACTCCCGCTCGATCAGAACACGCTCTGGAACGGCCCCGCTGGCGAGAACTGGGTCGCGCAGCAGGCCCTACTGGACGGCCTGTTCCAACCGATGGCCGATGCCCTGCGCGACGAACTGCCGGCTGCCGTCACGGAACTGCTGGACATCGGCTGCGGCACCGGCGCCAGCACGCTGACCGCCGCCGCAGCCCGTCCTGAGGCCCACTGCACCGGCATCGACATCTCCGCACCGATGCTCGCCCTCGCCCGCCAGCGTGCCGCCGCGATCGGGCGCGACATCGACTTCATCGTTGCCGATGCGCAGCGCCATGCCTTCGCAACGGCGCGCTACGACTGGATCCAGTCGCGGTTCGGGGTGATGTTCTTCGAGGACACGCTGGTCGCCTTCGCCAACCTGCACCGTGCCGCCCAAGCGGGCGCGGGCCTGCGCTGCATCGCCTGGCGCAGCGCGCAGGAGAATCCGTTCATGACCACCGCCGAGCGTGCGCTGGCGGACCAGCTGATGCTGCCGGCGCGGGTACCGGGTGCACCGGGGCAGTTCGCTTTCGCCGATGGAGAGCGGGTGCGCCAGTTGCTGCAGCGTGCCGGATGGCAGGACGTGGACATCGCGCCGCTGGACCTGACCTGTTTCCTCAGCCGTGATGCGCTGGCCAGCTACGTCGGCCAGCTTGGGCCCGTGGGCCTGGCCCTGCGCGCGCTGCCGGCCGAACGCGCCGATGGGCTGCTGCAACACGCGCTGGCTGCGTTCGCATCGTTCATCGACGGTGATCGCGTGCGGGTGGAAGCCGCCTGCTGGATGATCCGCGCCCGCGCCTAG
- a CDS encoding OmpA family protein produces MKSHRIARSGRVAATLGLILAAGLLVACRSHAPAADGPAGSTAVTFPEASKASLKEGIYPDIADLRRFAPGMSKRQLYTLLGTPHFNEGMWGVREWNYLFNFRTAQGAEYFTCQFQVRFDNKGIAQGGYWKPESCAAVLDPPRPPAPPPPAPLPEQPLRLAADALFDFDSAVLSATGQQAVQGVLAQVREASQVQSIQVVGYTDRIGSAAYNQTLSQRRAEAVRMALVQGGVSAASISAEGRGAAEPLVQCDQRNRRELIACLAPNRRVQIAGVARPH; encoded by the coding sequence ATGAAATCGCATCGCATCGCTCGCAGTGGCCGCGTCGCCGCCACGCTGGGCCTGATCCTGGCCGCAGGGCTGTTGGTTGCCTGCCGCAGCCACGCACCGGCCGCCGATGGTCCCGCCGGCAGTACTGCCGTCACCTTCCCGGAGGCCAGCAAGGCCTCGCTGAAGGAAGGCATCTATCCCGATATCGCCGACCTGCGCCGGTTCGCACCGGGCATGAGCAAGCGCCAGCTCTATACGTTGCTGGGCACCCCGCATTTCAATGAAGGCATGTGGGGCGTGCGCGAGTGGAACTACCTGTTCAACTTCCGCACCGCACAGGGCGCCGAATACTTCACCTGCCAGTTCCAGGTGCGCTTCGACAACAAGGGCATCGCCCAGGGCGGCTACTGGAAGCCTGAATCGTGCGCAGCCGTACTGGACCCGCCGCGTCCGCCTGCACCGCCACCGCCGGCGCCCTTGCCGGAGCAGCCGCTGCGACTGGCTGCCGATGCGCTGTTCGATTTCGACAGTGCGGTGCTCAGCGCCACTGGTCAGCAGGCAGTGCAGGGCGTGTTGGCGCAGGTACGTGAGGCCAGCCAGGTGCAGTCGATCCAGGTGGTCGGCTATACCGACCGCATCGGTAGTGCTGCCTACAACCAGACGCTGTCGCAGCGGCGTGCCGAGGCTGTGCGCATGGCGCTGGTACAGGGCGGCGTATCCGCGGCGAGCATCAGCGCCGAAGGTCGAGGCGCGGCGGAACCGCTGGTGCAGTGCGACCAACGCAACCGGCGCGAACTGATCGCCTGCCTGGCGCCCAACCGCCGGGTGCAGATCGCTGGCGTGGCCCGGCCGCACTGA
- a CDS encoding YadA-like family protein, whose protein sequence is MNRIYRRVWNRQLNALVVASELATGDSGGTAPRDRRASLLVPSTLALALLCVLASGPAAATESSQSLRDLQALAAKYTQPMPVKVDAEVALAAAARQAQANPAISANARVGLQLSTTSLPVVRDVLPATVQVKLAAGATPNHVPAPALAADVRANIGVGNAAATRVDAALAANVAPAAQAPLGLSANAAANANVGIAGTPVASVDGGTHVATAVSTSPTGLKAAVDGKVDSQLIVAGNHIEGQGQAGATASVTLPAKEEPPGDTDDRAITAAFDTGVAGKVRVQGKDGGELVADRNLKLAGTATVAAQNSALGLGGLLNGVGTALNGVGSAVGSLLNGDLNGTVGNLTGAVGGLVGNTLGSLGLTSPSAIPPTSPKAPAAADPNAGLVIGTGGLVGGVTELLGPTTASLFGGTGYLSNGNLKLSTANVMQTYSTVNVLGLPVVNATPVGTTLNGLGGAVTGGSSHLTLIGGVTSDSYIYNINNGNPGGLLGLLLPKDSPAWAAKCLDIALADISCWAVNAAQDYQVLMGDGAYANGSKEVVIGANARHELPKVDANVAFPGAGANDPSDPTGVPTADYAARMGHSVVVGDSASGTANGQTLLGAESTSNQANSVALGYRSAAMRGAQASYSAYGLTTAQVSAGEVSVGTAGGGERQITNLAAGSANTDAVNVAQLKGAISQIDAVGAAAVTYDLDGAGDPNYRRVTLGNGTGTTTIGNLAAGAINATSSEAINGAQLFASNDTMAKFFGGRAAFDPLTSTFTAPLFEISTISTGGAVASGLYDNVTDAFDAVDGSLVNLNTQINDIRNTGTKYLRVNSTGAEAVASGAESIAVGAGASATAANAVAVGAGSLADRANSVSIGAAGAERQVTNVAAGTASTDAVNLGQLQASEEGALRYDVNVDGSVNYGSATLGQTGTATTLRNLGPGQISAASSEAINGAQLFAANQTVATHLGGGAAVDANGVVTAPTYTLNNVAANGTVSQGSYNDVGTAFDAVSNSLANVADQTDDLDTRAVKYDVDGSGNVVDTVTLNGTGGAPVKVTNVAAGSILAGSSDAITGDQLFSTHQTVASYFGGSTVYNGSTGLWTAPTFSISTIATDGTITGNDYSNVTAAFSAVDGSLRVLNQRISSGGGSPYLAVNSTAAAATATGAEALAVGPQASAAGAGSVAVGNGANASAGNSVALGAGSVASVGAQTGYTGAYGQTGASNSSGEVAVGSSGSERKITHVADGSDDHDATNVGQLKNGVNYAIDQSKAYTDQKIQNITNVAGSFRANNSNNLADPAATGANSAAGGAGSTAAGANSTALGNGSQAQADNSVALGAGSVANRANTVSVGAAGAERQVVNVADGSQATDAVNVRQLQASQQGTIRYDTTTNGTTNYNSVTLGSTSSGPTTVRNVAAGTAGTDAVNVDQLKSGMAQTLDWSKAYTDERMGGFERDLRKTDNRASAGIASAMATASLPQPSEAGRNMASIAAGSYNGESGVALGISGVSEGGRWIYKFSGSTNSRGEAGVAVGAGIQW, encoded by the coding sequence ATGAACCGCATCTACCGGCGTGTATGGAACCGCCAGCTCAATGCTCTGGTTGTGGCCTCGGAACTGGCCACTGGCGATAGCGGTGGTACCGCACCGCGCGACCGTCGTGCCAGCCTTCTGGTGCCCAGCACCCTCGCCCTGGCGCTGCTGTGCGTGCTGGCCAGCGGACCCGCGGCGGCAACGGAGTCCAGCCAATCGCTGCGCGACCTGCAGGCGCTGGCGGCCAAGTACACCCAGCCGATGCCGGTGAAGGTCGATGCCGAAGTGGCGCTGGCGGCGGCCGCACGACAGGCCCAGGCCAACCCGGCGATCAGTGCGAACGCACGCGTCGGCCTGCAGCTGAGCACGACCTCGCTGCCGGTCGTGCGCGACGTCCTTCCGGCCACCGTGCAGGTCAAGCTGGCGGCCGGCGCCACGCCGAATCATGTGCCGGCACCGGCCCTGGCTGCCGACGTACGCGCCAACATCGGCGTTGGCAACGCAGCCGCCACCCGCGTCGATGCCGCGCTTGCCGCGAACGTCGCACCGGCGGCGCAGGCACCGTTGGGTCTGTCGGCCAATGCGGCAGCAAACGCCAACGTCGGCATCGCCGGTACGCCGGTTGCCAGCGTTGATGGCGGCACCCACGTTGCCACCGCAGTAAGTACGTCGCCGACCGGATTGAAGGCGGCCGTCGACGGCAAGGTCGATTCGCAGCTGATCGTGGCCGGCAACCACATCGAAGGACAAGGCCAGGCCGGTGCCACCGCATCAGTCACTCTGCCGGCCAAGGAAGAGCCGCCGGGCGACACCGATGACCGCGCGATCACCGCCGCATTTGATACCGGCGTGGCGGGCAAGGTACGCGTGCAGGGCAAGGACGGCGGAGAACTCGTTGCCGATCGCAACCTCAAGCTGGCCGGCACCGCAACCGTCGCCGCACAGAACAGCGCGCTTGGCCTGGGCGGCCTGCTCAACGGCGTCGGCACTGCGCTGAACGGCGTTGGCAGCGCTGTCGGCAGCCTGCTCAACGGCGATCTCAACGGCACTGTCGGCAACCTGACCGGCGCCGTCGGTGGCCTGGTCGGCAATACCCTGGGCAGCCTCGGTCTGACCTCACCGTCGGCCATTCCGCCGACCAGCCCGAAAGCGCCGGCCGCTGCCGACCCGAACGCGGGCCTGGTGATCGGCACCGGTGGCCTGGTGGGTGGTGTCACCGAACTGCTCGGCCCGACCACCGCCAGTCTTTTCGGCGGTACCGGGTACCTGTCCAACGGCAACCTCAAGCTCAGCACCGCCAACGTCATGCAGACCTATTCCACGGTCAACGTGCTCGGCCTGCCGGTGGTCAATGCTACGCCGGTCGGTACCACGCTCAATGGCCTGGGTGGCGCGGTCACCGGCGGCAGCTCGCACCTGACCCTGATCGGCGGTGTCACCTCCGACAGCTATATCTACAACATCAACAACGGCAATCCCGGTGGCCTGCTCGGCCTGCTGCTGCCCAAGGATTCGCCGGCCTGGGCGGCCAAGTGCCTGGACATCGCACTGGCTGACATTTCCTGCTGGGCGGTCAACGCCGCACAGGACTACCAGGTGCTGATGGGCGATGGTGCCTATGCCAACGGTTCGAAGGAAGTGGTGATCGGCGCCAACGCCCGCCATGAACTGCCCAAGGTCGATGCCAACGTCGCCTTCCCCGGCGCGGGCGCCAACGATCCGAGCGATCCGACCGGCGTTCCCACCGCCGACTACGCAGCACGCATGGGGCACTCGGTGGTGGTAGGCGACAGCGCCAGCGGCACCGCCAACGGGCAGACCCTGCTCGGCGCGGAGAGCACCTCCAACCAGGCCAATTCGGTGGCGCTGGGCTACCGCTCCGCCGCAATGCGTGGTGCCCAGGCCAGCTACAGCGCCTACGGCCTGACCACCGCACAGGTGTCCGCTGGCGAGGTGTCGGTAGGCACCGCCGGTGGTGGCGAGCGGCAGATCACCAACCTCGCGGCCGGCAGCGCCAACACCGATGCGGTCAACGTGGCCCAGCTGAAGGGCGCGATCAGCCAGATCGATGCGGTCGGCGCCGCGGCGGTCACCTATGACCTGGATGGTGCAGGCGACCCCAACTACCGCCGTGTCACCCTCGGCAATGGCACCGGCACCACCACCATCGGCAATCTGGCCGCCGGTGCGATCAACGCCACCAGCAGCGAGGCGATCAACGGTGCGCAGCTGTTCGCCAGCAACGACACCATGGCGAAGTTCTTTGGCGGACGCGCAGCATTCGATCCGCTCACCAGCACCTTCACCGCACCGCTGTTCGAGATCAGCACCATCTCCACCGGTGGCGCCGTGGCCTCGGGGCTGTATGACAACGTCACCGACGCCTTCGATGCGGTGGACGGCTCGCTGGTCAACCTCAACACGCAGATCAACGACATCCGCAACACCGGCACCAAGTACCTGCGGGTGAATTCGACCGGTGCTGAAGCTGTGGCCAGCGGCGCCGAATCGATCGCCGTCGGTGCCGGTGCCAGCGCAACTGCAGCCAACGCTGTTGCCGTCGGTGCTGGGAGCCTGGCCGATCGGGCCAACAGCGTGTCGATCGGTGCCGCAGGCGCCGAACGCCAGGTCACCAACGTCGCCGCCGGTACCGCCAGCACCGATGCGGTCAACCTGGGCCAGTTGCAGGCCTCGGAAGAGGGCGCGCTGCGCTACGACGTCAACGTCGACGGCAGCGTCAACTACGGCAGCGCCACCCTCGGCCAGACCGGCACGGCCACCACGCTGCGCAACCTCGGCCCGGGCCAGATCAGCGCTGCCAGCAGCGAAGCGATCAACGGTGCGCAGCTGTTCGCGGCCAACCAGACCGTCGCCACCCACCTCGGCGGCGGCGCTGCAGTGGACGCCAATGGCGTGGTCACCGCGCCGACCTACACGCTCAACAACGTCGCCGCCAACGGCACGGTCAGCCAGGGCAGCTACAACGACGTCGGCACGGCCTTCGATGCGGTCAGCAATTCGCTGGCCAACGTTGCCGACCAGACCGATGACCTCGACACACGCGCCGTGAAGTATGACGTGGACGGGAGTGGCAACGTGGTCGATACCGTGACCCTCAACGGAACCGGCGGTGCACCGGTGAAAGTCACCAACGTGGCCGCCGGCAGCATCCTGGCAGGCAGCAGCGATGCCATCACCGGCGATCAGCTGTTCAGCACGCACCAGACGGTGGCCAGCTACTTCGGTGGCAGTACGGTGTACAACGGCAGCACCGGGCTGTGGACCGCGCCGACCTTCAGCATCTCCACCATCGCCACCGATGGCACCATCACCGGCAACGACTACAGCAACGTCACCGCTGCGTTCTCTGCAGTGGACGGCTCGCTGCGGGTGCTCAACCAGCGCATCAGCAGCGGTGGCGGCAGCCCGTACCTGGCGGTCAACTCCACTGCCGCAGCGGCAACGGCCACCGGTGCCGAAGCACTGGCGGTCGGCCCGCAGGCCAGTGCAGCGGGTGCGGGCAGCGTGGCGGTCGGCAACGGCGCCAATGCCAGTGCAGGCAACAGTGTTGCGCTGGGTGCGGGTTCGGTGGCCAGCGTCGGCGCGCAGACCGGTTATACCGGCGCCTATGGCCAGACCGGCGCAAGCAATTCGTCCGGTGAAGTGGCGGTGGGCAGCAGTGGCAGTGAGCGCAAGATCACCCACGTGGCGGATGGCTCCGACGACCATGATGCGACCAACGTCGGCCAGCTGAAGAATGGCGTGAACTACGCCATCGACCAGTCCAAGGCCTACACCGACCAGAAGATCCAGAACATCACCAACGTCGCCGGCAGCTTCCGCGCCAACAACAGCAACAACCTGGCCGATCCGGCCGCCACCGGTGCCAATTCCGCCGCAGGCGGTGCCGGCTCCACTGCGGCCGGGGCCAACTCGACTGCATTGGGCAACGGCTCGCAGGCGCAGGCCGACAACTCGGTGGCGCTGGGTGCGGGCTCGGTCGCCAACCGCGCCAATACGGTGTCGGTGGGGGCAGCCGGTGCCGAGCGCCAGGTGGTCAACGTGGCCGATGGTTCGCAGGCGACCGATGCGGTCAACGTGCGCCAGCTGCAGGCTTCTCAGCAGGGCACGATCCGCTATGACACCACCACCAACGGCACCACCAACTACAACAGCGTGACCCTGGGCAGCACCAGCAGCGGCCCGACCACGGTGCGCAACGTCGCCGCCGGCACCGCCGGTACCGACGCGGTCAACGTCGACCAGCTGAAGTCGGGCATGGCGCAGACCCTGGACTGGTCCAAGGCCTATACCGATGAGCGCATGGGCGGCTTCGAACGCGATCTGCGCAAGACCGACAACCGCGCCTCGGCCGGTATCGCCTCGGCGATGGCAACCGCGTCGCTGCCGCAGCCCAGCGAAGCCGGCCGCAACATGGCCTCGATCGCCGCAGGCAGCTACAACGGCGAATCCGGCGTGGCCCTGGGCATCTCCGGTGTTTCCGAGGGCGGGCGCTGGATTTACAAGTTCAGTGGTTCCACCAACAGCCGCGGCGAGGCCGGTGTGGCCGTCGGTGCTGGCATCCAGTGGTGA
- a CDS encoding helix-turn-helix domain-containing protein, giving the protein MVDGGVEDNDDSDLRSIDLATLSGVLRVCDVELLLLDGNGPRAAFASRVHEEALFCSISCGFHCRGRFMLPPDWAMLGYLHATDDALSWCHGVPLAPGMALTVMPEGISEFTLSPGSKMTLMLVPVARVQRKLTELSLRSTPPAGQALSLFNLGDDAMPLVRHYQQLHAQLGQGGGLQPEETERLLHEHIQALLGAGPADRPSCSRARRTHYLIAQRAENFMRLNLRRNIYMNEICDAAGVSERGLRYAFEDLFGTSPNRYLSMLRLCAACRSLSMADSNRRSVKAIALSCGLWDLSRFADNYRKVFGELPRDTLMRAPAQLGQPA; this is encoded by the coding sequence ATGGTCGATGGTGGGGTGGAAGACAACGACGACAGCGACCTCAGGTCGATCGACCTGGCCACGCTGAGCGGCGTGCTCCGCGTGTGCGATGTGGAACTGTTGCTGCTTGATGGCAATGGTCCGCGCGCGGCGTTCGCTTCGCGCGTTCACGAGGAAGCCCTGTTCTGCAGCATCAGCTGCGGTTTTCATTGCCGCGGCCGGTTCATGCTGCCCCCCGACTGGGCGATGCTCGGCTATCTGCATGCCACCGACGATGCATTGAGCTGGTGCCATGGCGTGCCACTGGCGCCGGGCATGGCGTTGACCGTGATGCCGGAAGGCATCAGTGAATTCACCCTCAGCCCCGGCAGCAAGATGACGCTGATGCTGGTACCGGTCGCGCGCGTACAGCGCAAGTTGACCGAACTGAGCCTGCGCAGCACGCCACCGGCGGGGCAGGCACTTTCGCTGTTCAATCTTGGCGATGACGCAATGCCGCTGGTCCGCCACTACCAGCAACTGCACGCGCAGCTGGGGCAGGGAGGCGGGCTGCAGCCGGAAGAAACCGAGCGCCTGCTGCACGAGCATATCCAGGCGCTGCTCGGCGCCGGCCCCGCTGACCGGCCCAGCTGCAGTCGCGCCCGCCGCACGCATTACCTGATCGCGCAGCGGGCGGAGAACTTCATGCGCCTCAACCTGCGCCGCAATATCTACATGAATGAAATCTGCGACGCCGCCGGCGTCAGCGAACGTGGCCTGCGCTATGCCTTCGAGGATCTGTTCGGCACCTCGCCCAACCGCTATCTGTCGATGCTGCGCCTGTGCGCGGCCTGCCGCAGCCTGTCGATGGCCGATTCCAACCGGCGCTCGGTCAAGGCCATTGCCCTCAGTTGCGGGCTGTGGGATCTGTCGCGCTTTGCCGACAACTACCGCAAGGTATTTGGCGAACTGCCACGCGACACTCTGATGCGCGCGCCCGCTCAGCTAGGCCAACCCGCCTGA
- a CDS encoding Flp family type IVb pilin, with the protein MNASIRKFLKEEDGVTALEYGLLAAVIAGILIVVGRTQITAFFTTLFTRLQAIATDATTT; encoded by the coding sequence ATGAACGCATCGATCCGCAAGTTCCTGAAAGAAGAAGATGGCGTGACCGCGCTCGAATACGGGCTGCTGGCCGCCGTGATCGCCGGCATCCTGATCGTGGTGGGCAGAACCCAGATCACCGCATTCTTCACCACATTGTTCACCCGCCTGCAGGCCATCGCCACCGACGCCACCACCACCTAG
- a CDS encoding prepilin peptidase, producing the protein MTLLGLLAMGVCLRIAISDLYARRVPNTWLLAACAIAVPLIIAHQFNATRTTWAPHLLGATLGLLALLPFYAVRWMGAGDVKFFSVLGLLLGWKALLPVWVLASLAAGAHAMLVIVGRQLAGHLPLRLQMQVNRASTHWNGHPALRELHAARAGRQGIPYAAYLAFAAIGWVLATTYGGVA; encoded by the coding sequence ATGACACTGCTGGGATTGCTGGCCATGGGAGTGTGCCTGCGGATCGCGATCAGTGATCTGTACGCCCGCCGCGTGCCCAACACCTGGCTGCTGGCCGCGTGCGCGATCGCCGTGCCGCTGATCATCGCCCACCAGTTCAATGCGACGCGCACCACCTGGGCGCCACACCTGCTGGGCGCGACACTTGGCCTGCTGGCGCTGCTGCCGTTCTACGCGGTGCGCTGGATGGGCGCCGGTGATGTGAAGTTCTTCTCCGTGCTCGGCCTGCTGCTGGGCTGGAAGGCATTGCTGCCGGTATGGGTGCTTGCCAGCCTGGCCGCAGGCGCCCACGCGATGCTGGTGATCGTCGGACGGCAGTTGGCCGGTCACCTACCGCTGCGCCTGCAGATGCAGGTAAATCGCGCCAGCACGCACTGGAATGGCCACCCTGCGCTGCGCGAACTGCACGCTGCGCGCGCAGGGCGTCAGGGCATCCCTTACGCGGCCTACCTGGCCTTCGCTGCGATTGGCTGGGTATTGGCAACCACTTATGGAGGCGTGGCATGA
- a CDS encoding TadE/TadG family type IV pilus assembly protein, with the protein MKAFAHRRQRGVASIEFALMLLLGLVPLLLFTFSGVLIMAAQQTLATASAEGARASLRYGSAGERRTAACLAARRSMQWLLQFSRQNPDCSAGGAGAIVVSPQAPCAGLATVQCMTVTVSYDYNSHPFLPGTATLYGWVMGAPIRSVAVAQLDLGSN; encoded by the coding sequence ATGAAAGCGTTCGCGCATCGCCGCCAACGCGGCGTGGCCAGCATCGAATTCGCGCTGATGCTGCTGCTCGGCCTGGTGCCACTGTTGCTGTTCACCTTTTCCGGCGTGCTGATCATGGCCGCACAGCAGACTCTGGCCACGGCCTCGGCCGAGGGCGCGCGCGCTTCGCTGCGCTATGGCAGCGCCGGCGAGCGGCGCACCGCAGCCTGCCTGGCGGCCCGCCGCTCCATGCAATGGCTGTTGCAGTTTTCCAGGCAGAACCCGGACTGCAGCGCTGGCGGCGCCGGTGCCATCGTGGTCTCACCGCAGGCGCCCTGCGCCGGCCTGGCGACGGTGCAATGCATGACCGTGACCGTGAGCTACGACTATAACTCCCACCCCTTCCTGCCCGGCACCGCCACGCTCTATGGCTGGGTGATGGGGGCCCCCATTCGCAGCGTCGCGGTCGCCCAGCTGGACCTTGGCAGCAACTGA
- the cpaB gene encoding Flp pilus assembly protein CpaB → MLKLTRIAAIALIALAVLLAVVAFVIGRKPAASADNPSTIVKADAQTFSVVEATARLPAGEPISANGVRLTQHTAEVPGAVTDLAAVVGKVPVQDISEGSAIGTSLLAQGFSLQLRPGERALAVPVDELVAAGNRILPGDFVDVFLNLRSAATSYNGQQDIAQTRLLLSRLRVLSYGQQDIAVAPGTAQGEAPATANSDSRAADITSGSSSAHSNGNGSDATQPARTAVLAVPVADANRLLLGAQQGKLFLALRNPADTGLPDVALFPQARGVLDPVRGLDDEQQQALQRPENHAYAGLDGDALAGRSGSVQRSAHETPARAPTPRRSTPRPAGIEIIRGDTAAPRGSL, encoded by the coding sequence ATGCTCAAGTTGACCCGCATCGCTGCCATCGCCCTGATCGCGCTCGCCGTGCTGCTCGCTGTGGTGGCCTTTGTGATCGGACGCAAGCCTGCGGCCTCGGCGGACAATCCGAGCACGATCGTAAAGGCCGATGCGCAGACCTTCAGTGTCGTTGAAGCTACCGCGCGGCTACCTGCCGGCGAGCCGATCAGCGCCAATGGCGTACGACTGACGCAACACACTGCAGAAGTGCCGGGGGCAGTGACCGACCTGGCGGCGGTGGTTGGCAAGGTGCCCGTGCAGGACATCAGCGAAGGCAGCGCGATTGGCACCAGCCTGCTCGCACAGGGCTTCTCGCTGCAGCTGCGGCCGGGCGAACGGGCACTGGCGGTGCCGGTCGATGAGCTGGTCGCGGCAGGCAACCGGATCCTGCCCGGCGATTTCGTCGACGTGTTCCTCAACCTGCGCAGCGCCGCTACCAGCTACAACGGCCAGCAGGACATCGCACAGACGCGGTTGCTGCTGTCACGCCTGCGCGTGCTCAGCTACGGTCAGCAGGACATTGCGGTGGCACCCGGCACTGCACAGGGTGAGGCACCGGCCACGGCCAACAGCGACTCACGCGCGGCCGATATCACCAGTGGTTCCAGCAGCGCCCACAGCAACGGAAACGGCAGCGATGCCACACAACCAGCACGCACCGCGGTGCTGGCGGTACCGGTGGCCGACGCCAACCGCCTCCTGCTCGGCGCGCAGCAGGGCAAGCTGTTCCTGGCCCTGCGAAATCCCGCCGATACCGGCCTGCCGGACGTGGCGCTGTTCCCGCAGGCGCGCGGCGTGCTGGACCCGGTGCGCGGCCTGGACGACGAACAGCAGCAGGCCCTGCAGCGACCGGAGAACCACGCCTACGCTGGACTGGATGGCGACGCACTGGCTGGCCGCAGCGGCAGCGTACAGCGCAGCGCTCACGAAACGCCGGCGCGCGCACCGACGCCACGTCGCTCGACACCGCGACCGGCGGGCATCGAAATCATCCGTGGCGACACTGCCGCCCCCCGTGGCTCACTTTGA